One Desulfobacterales bacterium DNA segment encodes these proteins:
- the galE gene encoding UDP-glucose 4-epimerase GalE has product MFKVIITGGAGYIGIHTIVDLLSKGFSVISIDNNCRSYKEILQEARHITGHTIKNYPINLCDAKAVEQVFQENADAKAVIHFAAYKNVDESVDQPLLYYKNNIFSLLNILKNIQKFQIPYFIYSSSCSVYGIVNRLPVTEDTPLSNPESPYANTKRMGEEITYDFSIANPCKAVLLRYFNPVGAHESGFIGEIPFYKSTNLFTVITQCAIGKKSKIIVFGNDYETSDGTCIRDYIHVMDIAEAHTKSLEYLIRQKKSEQKLCCETFNLGTGTGITVLEALKAFERNTNQKLNYEIGQRRAGDIPAIYANNDKAMRELNWIPKRTIDEMMLSAWKWEQKIPQFSWINH; this is encoded by the coding sequence ATGTTTAAAGTTATAATAACAGGGGGGGCTGGTTACATAGGAATTCACACTATCGTTGATTTGCTTTCTAAAGGTTTTTCAGTTATAAGCATCGATAATAACTGCCGTTCATATAAAGAAATACTCCAGGAAGCCAGACATATAACTGGACACACCATTAAAAATTATCCTATCAACCTTTGCGATGCTAAAGCAGTTGAGCAAGTATTTCAGGAAAATGCTGATGCAAAGGCTGTAATTCATTTCGCAGCTTACAAAAATGTAGATGAATCTGTAGATCAGCCATTGCTATATTATAAAAACAATATATTTTCTTTACTTAACATACTTAAAAATATTCAAAAATTTCAGATACCTTATTTTATATATTCGTCATCCTGTAGTGTATATGGAATTGTTAATCGTCTTCCAGTTACAGAAGATACGCCTTTATCAAACCCAGAATCCCCCTATGCGAATACTAAACGAATGGGAGAAGAAATAACATACGATTTTTCTATCGCTAATCCATGTAAGGCAGTTTTATTAAGATATTTCAACCCTGTAGGAGCTCATGAAAGCGGTTTTATTGGAGAAATACCTTTTTACAAATCTACAAATTTATTTACAGTGATCACGCAATGCGCTATAGGCAAAAAGTCAAAAATTATAGTATTCGGCAATGATTATGAAACAAGCGATGGAACATGTATTCGTGATTATATTCATGTAATGGACATTGCTGAAGCCCACACCAAATCATTGGAGTATCTAATCCGTCAAAAAAAATCTGAACAAAAACTTTGTTGCGAAACCTTTAATTTAGGAACCGGCACAGGAATAACTGTATTAGAAGCTCTTAAAGCTTTTGAGCGAAATACTAATCAAAAACTTAACTACGAAATTGGGCAACGTAGGGCAGGGGATATCCCTGCTATTTATGCTAATAATGATAAAGCCATGAGAGAATTAAATTGGATCCCAAAAAGAACAATTGATGAAATGATGCTAAGTGCATGGAAATGGGAACAAAAAATTCCCCAATTTTCATGGATCAATCATTAA